The following is a genomic window from Marinitoga litoralis.
TCTTCTAGCTTTTCAATATTTGCAATATATTCAAAATTATTTTTTATATATTGTTTTCCATATATTGAAAATGAATAATTAGCTATTTTATCTAAAATTTTATCTATTTCTAGATCTTTATATGTTTTTTGATTCATTAATTAAAAAAGCACCTCCACTCCCAGCGAAACAGGAATATAATTTACAGTAACCATATTATTATCAGTTGTGAAATATCTTGATTCGTATCCAACATAAGCAAAAGTTTTTATTGAGGAAATATTATATGATATACCTAAATTAATGTTTATTGAAGTAGATAAGTTATTAAATTGATCTTCAGTGTGGATGCCACCTAATGCCATAACATTAAATTTTGTATTAAAAAGAAAATCTGTATTATATAGTGTGATAATACCTAATTCATAACCAGTATTTTCAATATCAGCATTTAAATCAATCATACCTGTTTTATCTAAATTATCATATATAGTATAACCAAAATATGGTCCGAATAACATTTCAGGAGAATCTTCAGCTGGATACATTATTGCTATTTTTAAAGAGTAATAATCTGATTTAAAATCTTCATCCCAATTTAAATCTAATGATGTTGAGCTTGATGTTACCCCGTATGATCCAAAAGTCATTAAATTAAAAGAAAATCCTGAAATAATAATTGTGATAAGCAAAGATAAAATTAATAATTTTTTCATAATTTATCCCCTTTCATCTATTTTTAATTTTTGAATATGAATGTATTATTTCCTTTATTTTTGAAGGTTTAACCACATATTCATCCAATAACTCTTTTCTAGTTCCTTGAGGCACGAATTCATCTTCAACTCCAAATGTGTATAAATTACAATTTATATTATTTTTAATTATATATTCTTTTATTTCTTCATTAAAACCACCTTTTAAACTATTTTCTTCAACAGTAATTATATTTATTCCGTTTTTTATATAAATATCTAAAACGTGTCCATCTATATTTTTTATAGACCTTACACCAATTATTGTTGCATCTAATTCATTCCACAATTCTTTATACTCTTCTATTAATTGACCTACAACAAATATTACATTATTTAGATTATCTCTTTTTAATACTTTCCAAGAGTGATCAACTATACTTAAATTATTTAGAATATTGTCTATAGAAATTTTTTCTCCACCTCGCGGAAATCTAATAAATGTAGGTATATTAATATCCTTTTTTATAGATGTATATATCATATTTGCAAGGTCTTGAGCATTTAATGGCGTTAGTACTTCTATATTTGGAATTAATCTCAAATAAGAAATATCAAAAACTCCGTGATGTGTTGGGCCATCTTCTCCAACTATACCAGCCCTATCCAATAAGAATAATACTGGAATATTTTGTAATGCTATATCATGTATTATAGAATCAAAAGCCCTTTGCATAAACGATGAATATATATCAACAATTGCGAATGTTCCAGAAAGCCTAGTTGCACCTGAAGCAGTAACTATAGATGGTTCAGTTATCCCTAAATCAATTACTTTATCTGGATAATTTTCTTTAAGAATATTTAATCCTGTACCTTCTTCCATAGCTGCTGTAAAAGAAATAAAATCTTCTTCATCAGCGACATGTTTTAGAGTATACCCTACAATTTTTGAATATGATACTTTTTCTGATTTTTTGTTGCTAACGCCATGAAACTTAGTTGGATTTTTTTCGGCAAAATCTAAACCTTTACCTTTTATTGTTTTTAAGTGTAATATACATGGCCCATCTTTATAGCTTTTAATGAACTCTAAATATCTTTCTAATTCTTTTATATTATGTCCATCAACTGGTCCATAATATTTGATACCCATATCTTCAAAAATGCTTAATGCATTATTATATACTGTATGTTTTATACCTTCTTTTACTTTTTTTAATGCATTTTC
Proteins encoded in this region:
- the dxs gene encoding 1-deoxy-D-xylulose-5-phosphate synthase, whose product is MKEKPLYHAIRKMNYEQLERFANKIRNYIYDTVTKNTGHLSSNLGTVELTLAMYRVFDPEEDVIIWDTSHQAYIHKLLTGRWESFKTLRQRNGISGFTNIFESKYDYFGAGHAGTSVAAAIGYELGFRKQNKEKNIIAIFGDGAMTSGMILESLNQLKSIDSRIKIILLNNEMSISPNVGAIAKLLNKIRISNDYYSFKGKIKGSLESTEVGHDIENALKKVKEGIKHTVYNNALSIFEDMGIKYYGPVDGHNIKELERYLEFIKSYKDGPCILHLKTIKGKGLDFAEKNPTKFHGVSNKKSEKVSYSKIVGYTLKHVADEEDFISFTAAMEEGTGLNILKENYPDKVIDLGITEPSIVTASGATRLSGTFAIVDIYSSFMQRAFDSIIHDIALQNIPVLFLLDRAGIVGEDGPTHHGVFDISYLRLIPNIEVLTPLNAQDLANMIYTSIKKDINIPTFIRFPRGGEKISIDNILNNLSIVDHSWKVLKRDNLNNVIFVVGQLIEEYKELWNELDATIIGVRSIKNIDGHVLDIYIKNGINIITVEENSLKGGFNEEIKEYIIKNNINCNLYTFGVEDEFVPQGTRKELLDEYVVKPSKIKEIIHSYSKIKNR